One stretch of Bacteroidota bacterium DNA includes these proteins:
- the rpsB gene encoding 30S ribosomal protein S2, protein MPRVELAELLSAGAHFGHLTRRWNPKMRPYIFMERNGIHIFDLKKTQTLLEDAATAISNVVAEGKKVLFVGTKKQAKEVIQAEAVRGHQYYATDRWLGGMLTNFTTIRKSVKRLTNIEKMETDGTFDKITKKETLFLSREKEKLQKSLSGIVDMTRLPGALFVIDVKKETIAVQEANRLGIPVFAMVDTNCDTDGIDYIIPANDDALKSIQLIARVITDAIVEGHARKVETTPESEESEKQEKNEKHDRRERRPRRPQQETEKA, encoded by the coding sequence ATGCCTCGTGTAGAACTCGCGGAATTACTCTCTGCCGGTGCCCACTTTGGTCACCTTACCCGCCGTTGGAATCCAAAAATGCGTCCATATATTTTTATGGAACGAAATGGAATCCACATTTTTGACCTCAAAAAAACCCAAACACTTCTGGAAGATGCGGCAACTGCAATTTCCAATGTTGTTGCTGAAGGAAAGAAAGTTCTTTTCGTCGGAACAAAAAAACAAGCCAAGGAAGTCATCCAGGCTGAAGCTGTTCGCGGTCATCAATATTATGCAACCGATCGCTGGCTCGGCGGAATGTTGACTAATTTCACAACAATCCGAAAAAGCGTTAAACGGTTGACGAACATTGAAAAGATGGAAACCGACGGAACGTTTGACAAAATCACGAAGAAAGAAACATTGTTCCTGTCCCGTGAAAAAGAAAAATTACAGAAATCACTCTCCGGTATCGTTGATATGACACGTCTACCCGGCGCACTGTTTGTTATTGACGTTAAGAAGGAAACAATCGCTGTTCAAGAAGCAAACAGGCTCGGCATTCCGGTGTTTGCGATGGTTGATACCAACTGCGATACGGACGGAATTGACTACATCATTCCGGCAAATGACGATGCATTGAAATCCATTCAACTTATTGCTCGTGTCATTACCGATGCAATTGTTGAAGGTCATGCGCGAAAAGTTGAGACAACTCCGGAATCAGAGGAATCAGAAAAGCAAGAGAAGAACGAAAAACACGATCGCAGAGAACGAAGACCACGAAGACCACAACAAGAAACGGAAAAAGCATAA
- the rpsI gene encoding 30S ribosomal protein S9, whose protein sequence is MQQMINTVGRRKTSVARVFLKNGSGKITVNEREFERYFPLETHRNSITRAFAVTDTLGKYDVNVNVEGGGSSGQAGAVILGVARALVEISEENRPLLRKHGLMTRDPRMVERKKYGQKKARKRFQFSKR, encoded by the coding sequence ATGCAACAAATGATCAATACTGTCGGTCGCCGCAAAACTTCGGTCGCCCGTGTGTTCTTAAAGAATGGTTCAGGAAAGATCACCGTAAACGAACGGGAGTTTGAAAGATACTTTCCTCTTGAAACACATCGCAACTCCATTACAAGAGCATTTGCCGTAACGGATACGCTCGGCAAATACGATGTGAATGTGAATGTTGAAGGGGGCGGTTCGTCAGGTCAGGCTGGAGCCGTGATTCTTGGCGTTGCTCGTGCATTGGTAGAAATCAGCGAAGAGAATCGTCCGTTGTTGCGCAAGCACGGCTTAATGACACGCGATCCCCGTATGGTTGAACGAAAAAAGTACGGTCAGAAAAAAGCGCGCAAGAGATTCCAGTTCTCCAAGCGTTAA
- the rplM gene encoding 50S ribosomal protein L13, producing MAFVDKSTTFFREGDIAQKWFVIDANGKTLGRIASQVARILRGKHKPQFTPNADIGDFVIVVNADKVKVTGKRTELKEYFHYTGYPGGAVFQQFKDVLKIHPERVIEHAVKGMIPHTKLGRQIIKKLKVYAGTEHPHAAQKPEVIEFN from the coding sequence GTGGCGTTTGTAGATAAAAGCACGACATTTTTTAGAGAAGGCGATATTGCACAGAAGTGGTTTGTTATTGATGCTAATGGAAAAACATTGGGTCGCATCGCTTCACAGGTTGCACGCATTCTCCGCGGCAAACATAAACCGCAATTTACACCGAATGCTGACATTGGTGATTTTGTTATCGTCGTGAATGCCGATAAAGTAAAAGTAACCGGAAAACGTACCGAGTTGAAAGAATATTTTCACTATACCGGATATCCGGGCGGTGCGGTGTTCCAGCAGTTCAAAGATGTGTTGAAAATCCATCCGGAACGCGTGATTGAACATGCGGTAAAAGGAATGATACCGCATACAAAACTTGGCCGTCAGATTATTAAAAAATTAAAAGTGTATGCAGGCACGGAACATCCGCATGCCGCACAGAAACCAGAAGTCATCGAATTCAATTAA
- a CDS encoding CoA-acylating methylmalonate-semialdehyde dehydrogenase, with protein MSAAILSNYIAGSWQIKNGHNMLAVENPSTGEVISHVPLSGAKDVDEAVTAAQKALPAWSTMPIKERVQIFFRYRSLLEKHAQELAELVNKENGKILGEAMAEVEKSIELTEFACSMPQLVSGEILEVSRGVECRIDRYPVGVVACITPFNFPAMVPNWTIPNALVLGNTMVLKPSELVPMSSCRLAELLKEAGLPDGVFNIVHGGQETVEAICDHPGIHAVTFVGSTKVAKLVYQRATSHLKRALCLGGAKNHLIVMPDAHEEMTASNVAASMSGCAGQRCMAASAMVAVGSVDHIIKKLVEESKKIVPGKNLGAVISKAAKERIERYITEAEKQGAKILLDGRGVTVVGKENGFYVGPTVIDFVKPEMNIAKEEVFGPVLSIIRASDVDEALKIENANPYGNAASVFTQSGGIARYVAEHASAGMIGVNIGVPVPREPFSFGGWNESKFGAGDITGKSSIEFFTKPKKTTTKWNPEARKNWMS; from the coding sequence ATGAGTGCTGCAATTCTTTCTAATTATATTGCCGGTTCGTGGCAAATTAAAAATGGTCATAACATGCTCGCTGTTGAGAATCCCTCCACTGGCGAGGTTATTTCACATGTTCCCCTTTCCGGTGCGAAGGATGTAGATGAAGCGGTAACTGCGGCACAGAAAGCACTCCCTGCATGGTCGACAATGCCGATTAAAGAACGGGTTCAGATATTTTTCCGGTACAGATCATTATTGGAAAAGCATGCTCAAGAACTTGCGGAATTAGTCAACAAAGAGAATGGCAAAATTCTTGGCGAAGCAATGGCTGAAGTTGAAAAAAGCATTGAACTGACTGAATTTGCTTGTTCAATGCCTCAACTTGTTTCCGGAGAAATTCTGGAAGTGAGCCGCGGAGTTGAATGCCGAATAGATCGATATCCAGTCGGTGTGGTTGCATGCATTACCCCTTTTAATTTTCCCGCAATGGTTCCAAATTGGACAATACCGAATGCACTCGTTCTTGGAAATACCATGGTTCTAAAACCATCTGAACTTGTTCCGATGAGTTCGTGTCGACTGGCTGAGCTTTTGAAAGAAGCAGGCCTGCCGGATGGCGTGTTTAATATTGTGCACGGCGGACAAGAAACAGTTGAAGCGATTTGTGATCATCCGGGAATTCACGCCGTCACTTTTGTTGGCTCAACAAAAGTTGCTAAGCTTGTTTATCAACGAGCAACATCTCACTTAAAGCGTGCGCTGTGTCTCGGTGGTGCAAAAAATCATCTCATCGTAATGCCGGACGCTCATGAAGAGATGACTGCTTCGAATGTTGCCGCATCGATGAGCGGGTGTGCAGGTCAGCGCTGCATGGCTGCTTCTGCAATGGTTGCCGTGGGATCAGTTGACCACATTATTAAAAAGCTGGTCGAAGAGTCAAAAAAGATTGTTCCAGGGAAAAATCTCGGTGCCGTAATTTCCAAAGCTGCAAAAGAAAGAATCGAGCGATATATCACTGAAGCGGAAAAACAAGGTGCAAAAATACTTTTGGATGGCCGCGGTGTTACAGTAGTGGGAAAAGAAAACGGATTTTATGTCGGTCCGACTGTGATTGATTTTGTCAAACCCGAAATGAACATTGCAAAAGAAGAAGTGTTTGGCCCGGTTCTTTCTATCATACGTGCTTCAGATGTGGATGAAGCGCTGAAGATTGAAAATGCAAATCCTTATGGAAACGCAGCATCGGTCTTTACGCAGAGTGGCGGAATTGCCCGTTATGTTGCTGAACATGCAAGCGCAGGAATGATTGGAGTAAATATCGGAGTTCCTGTCCCCCGTGAGCCATTCTCGTTTGGCGGATGGAATGAATCAAAATTTGGCGCAGGAGATATAACGGGAAAAAGCTCAATTGAGTTCTTTACAAAACCGAAAAAGACAACAACCAAGTGGAATCCGGAAGCTCGAAAGAACTGGATGAGCTAA
- a CDS encoding XdhC family protein: MKERIFWKFIFDRLSRGESVMLLIVVEYEKGSPGKTGFKMAVTPSEMAGTIGGGLMEFKLLSSTREFLASGKPVRIVKKMVHNPNTTIGEPSGLICAGSETICILSLSLDDATTIENIINGIHSYTPSHFELTNNGISFHKRKLENHNHFQSTSKDEWFYRENVGAEYTVYIAGGGHVGLATARMLQMLDFNLVLFDDREDAPAMKEDSLIVRKIISPYEEIGTHIEENITSFVAIVTAALQSDRLALQSILGKKLGYIGLMGTEAKIARIMNSFSSDEKKTLEKIYAPIGIEIESRSVEEIAVSIAAQMIKVKNEASSKH, from the coding sequence ATGAAAGAACGAATATTCTGGAAATTTATCTTTGATCGGCTATCGCGCGGCGAAAGTGTGATGCTATTAATCGTCGTTGAGTATGAAAAAGGCTCTCCGGGAAAGACTGGTTTTAAAATGGCGGTCACGCCATCGGAAATGGCCGGAACAATCGGCGGCGGGCTCATGGAGTTCAAATTGCTATCCAGTACTCGTGAATTTCTTGCTTCGGGTAAACCAGTACGCATCGTAAAAAAAATGGTGCACAATCCAAATACAACAATCGGCGAACCCTCCGGTTTGATTTGTGCAGGCTCCGAAACGATTTGTATACTATCCTTATCGTTGGATGATGCCACTACGATTGAGAACATAATAAATGGTATTCATTCATATACACCATCACATTTTGAGCTTACGAACAATGGTATTTCTTTTCACAAAAGAAAGCTAGAGAATCACAACCATTTTCAATCTACCAGCAAAGATGAATGGTTTTATCGTGAAAATGTTGGAGCAGAATATACAGTCTATATAGCGGGAGGAGGGCATGTCGGATTAGCAACGGCGAGAATGCTCCAAATGCTCGATTTTAATCTTGTATTGTTTGATGATCGTGAAGATGCTCCTGCGATGAAGGAAGATTCGTTAATTGTCCGAAAGATTATTTCCCCGTATGAGGAGATTGGAACGCACATCGAAGAAAACATAACAAGTTTTGTTGCTATCGTTACAGCGGCATTACAAAGCGATCGGCTCGCTCTTCAAAGTATTCTTGGAAAAAAACTTGGGTATATTGGACTGATGGGGACAGAAGCAAAAATTGCACGCATTATGAATTCATTTTCGTCCGATGAAAAGAAGACGTTGGAGAAAATTTATGCACCGATTGGAATCGAAATAGAAAGCAGATCGGTGGAAGAAATTGCTGTCAGCATTGCTGCGCAAATGATTAAAGTAAAGAATGAGGCTTCATCGAAGCACTAA
- a CDS encoding molybdopterin cofactor-binding domain-containing protein: protein MKNYDSEKHVRGESQFVDDLLVPEGTLYAHVYYSRVAHGVIRSIDLSAALPMNGVVSIFTSKDIPGHNQIGGIVQDEPLLAEQHVHFQGQPIAVVVADSAFHARSAAEKIVVEIEKLPVITDPRVAFAKNELLIPPIKFELGDINAMWPKCDVVVEGTAENGGQEHLYLETQGAFAVPTEGDGLKIVSSTQSPTAVQRTIANVLNIPMHKIEVDVLRLGGGFGGKEDQATPWAVLCALAATKLRRPVKLILHRQDDMRMTGKRHPYSSDFKIGLKNDGTILAYEVTFYQNGGAAADLSPAVLQRTLFHCTNSYFIPNVKATGYSCRTNLPPNTAFRGFGGPQGKFVIEAAIAKAAETMNMDAWFIQRKNLLKNGDEFPYGQITERCQAIPCWDSLMQKKSIEEVKKKTADFNMVNEWKKKGYAVMPICFGISFTNTMMNQASALVHIYTDGSIGISTAAIEMGQGVNMKIHGIAQRIFSVKSERIKLESTNTSRVANTSPTAASSGADLNGKATQLACYVLLERLTKFAADHFHQTDPSKITIQDERIVNDGKETEWTWNTLICAANNARISLTSQHFYSTPKIHFNRETSKGHPFAYHVFGTAIIETTVDCLRGTYLIDAVNVVHDVGKSLHPAIDLSQTEGGIMQGIGWMTMEEIIYNSEGKLITDALSTYKVPDIHFAPKEMNISFLDNSENPFAPFNSKAIGEPPLMYGIGAYFALCNAVKAFNPNSMFPAIAPMTPERMLHLLYKEVGTHAPALQ, encoded by the coding sequence ATGAAGAATTATGATTCCGAAAAACATGTGCGCGGCGAATCGCAGTTTGTAGATGATCTTCTTGTGCCTGAAGGGACATTGTATGCGCATGTTTATTATTCGCGCGTGGCACATGGAGTAATCCGGTCGATCGATCTCTCTGCTGCATTGCCGATGAATGGTGTTGTTTCGATTTTTACTTCAAAAGATATTCCGGGGCATAATCAAATTGGCGGTATCGTTCAGGATGAACCGCTTCTTGCCGAACAGCATGTTCATTTTCAAGGACAGCCGATAGCCGTTGTGGTTGCAGATTCTGCATTTCACGCCCGTTCTGCTGCGGAAAAGATTGTTGTGGAGATTGAGAAACTTCCGGTGATTACAGATCCCAGAGTAGCATTTGCAAAAAATGAATTGCTCATCCCGCCGATAAAGTTTGAACTGGGGGATATCAATGCAATGTGGCCAAAGTGCGATGTTGTTGTAGAAGGTACGGCTGAGAACGGAGGTCAGGAGCATTTATACCTCGAAACACAAGGTGCATTTGCAGTTCCTACGGAAGGAGACGGACTCAAGATTGTATCATCGACGCAAAGCCCGACTGCGGTTCAACGAACAATCGCGAACGTGTTAAATATACCGATGCATAAGATTGAAGTCGATGTTCTTCGGCTCGGCGGCGGATTTGGAGGAAAAGAAGATCAAGCGACTCCATGGGCAGTACTGTGTGCCCTTGCTGCAACAAAACTGCGGCGTCCGGTAAAACTGATCCTCCATCGTCAGGATGATATGAGAATGACGGGAAAACGTCATCCGTATTCATCCGATTTTAAAATCGGTTTGAAAAATGATGGGACTATTCTTGCCTACGAAGTGACGTTCTATCAAAACGGCGGTGCTGCTGCAGATCTTTCTCCGGCGGTGCTGCAACGAACCCTGTTTCATTGCACGAATAGTTATTTTATTCCAAATGTAAAAGCGACCGGTTACAGTTGTCGCACGAATCTTCCTCCAAACACAGCATTTCGCGGATTCGGCGGGCCGCAGGGAAAATTTGTCATTGAAGCTGCAATTGCCAAAGCTGCGGAAACGATGAATATGGATGCCTGGTTTATTCAAAGGAAAAATCTTTTAAAAAATGGAGATGAATTTCCATACGGTCAGATCACGGAGCGGTGCCAGGCGATCCCGTGCTGGGATTCCCTGATGCAAAAAAAATCCATTGAGGAAGTGAAAAAGAAGACGGCTGATTTTAACATGGTGAATGAATGGAAGAAGAAGGGCTATGCAGTGATGCCGATCTGTTTTGGAATTTCATTCACCAATACCATGATGAATCAGGCGAGTGCTCTCGTTCATATCTATACAGATGGCAGCATCGGAATCAGTACTGCAGCGATCGAAATGGGGCAGGGCGTTAACATGAAGATTCATGGAATTGCCCAGCGAATTTTTTCCGTGAAGAGCGAGAGAATCAAACTTGAATCAACAAACACGTCGCGTGTTGCCAATACTTCTCCAACCGCGGCAAGCAGCGGGGCGGACCTTAATGGTAAAGCAACCCAGCTTGCTTGTTATGTTCTTCTTGAACGACTGACAAAATTTGCCGCTGACCATTTCCATCAGACCGATCCTTCGAAGATTACTATACAGGATGAACGGATCGTGAATGATGGAAAAGAAACAGAATGGACATGGAATACGCTGATTTGTGCGGCAAATAATGCACGTATCAGTCTGACATCCCAACATTTTTATTCAACTCCGAAGATTCATTTCAATCGTGAAACATCCAAAGGACATCCCTTTGCCTATCATGTATTCGGTACGGCGATCATCGAAACAACCGTCGATTGCCTGCGGGGAACGTATCTGATCGACGCTGTTAATGTTGTTCATGATGTCGGGAAGAGTCTACATCCAGCAATCGATCTCAGTCAGACTGAAGGGGGTATTATGCAGGGGATCGGATGGATGACGATGGAGGAAATTATCTATAATAGTGAAGGGAAATTGATTACGGACGCACTGTCAACATATAAAGTGCCGGATATACATTTCGCTCCAAAAGAAATGAATATCAGTTTCCTGGACAATTCTGAAAATCCCTTTGCACCATTTAATTCAAAAGCGATCGGAGAACCACCATTGATGTACGGCATCGGTGCATATTTTGCATTATGCAATGCGGTAAAAGCTTTTAATCCAAACAGTATGTTCCCGGCAATTGCACCGATGACACCGGAACGTATGTTACATCTATTGTATAAGGAAGTCGGTACACATGCTCCTGCACTTCAGTAA
- a CDS encoding FAD binding domain-containing protein → MIECIINNKTVTTDANPGMVVLDFLRHNEHLTGTKEGCREGDCGACTILVGELQGNEVQYKSANSCLMPLGDAHGKHIVTIEGINQPKELNPIQHAFVEDGGTQCGFCTPGFIMSLTGYCLNNKQLDALQAINSVDGNICRCTGHPPIKKAISHLVDGLNANEHTLNGISLAKLVGQTILPEYFHSIAERLKSIAVTSANEVYIQDAQIIIVSGGTDLYVQKAFTLHAETSKRISSWRKHIPISEDESSIHLPGTTTVEEFRMSPVIIKYFPELKTQLELFGSTPIRNRATVAGNIVNASPIGDMTCLLLALDAVLTLNDAGSQRTIPLRQFYKGYKQIDKKKSELIESISFPRPTDRTRLSYEKVSRRQYLDIASVNTTMVVELSGHRFSNCGISAGGVGPIPLFLTKTTEFLKNKIIDIETIGEALEIVQTEIHPISDARGSAEYKRLLLRQLVIAHFLNLFPGIVRKESFA, encoded by the coding sequence ATGATAGAATGTATCATCAATAATAAAACGGTTACAACAGATGCCAACCCAGGTATGGTGGTATTGGACTTTCTGCGCCACAATGAGCATCTCACAGGAACAAAAGAAGGATGTAGAGAGGGTGATTGCGGTGCCTGCACAATTCTTGTCGGTGAATTGCAAGGGAATGAAGTTCAATATAAATCCGCCAATTCATGTTTAATGCCGTTGGGTGATGCCCACGGTAAACATATAGTCACCATCGAAGGTATTAATCAACCCAAAGAACTTAATCCCATTCAACATGCTTTTGTTGAAGATGGGGGAACACAATGTGGATTTTGCACACCCGGATTCATCATGTCGTTGACAGGATATTGCTTGAACAACAAACAGTTAGATGCTTTGCAGGCAATAAATTCGGTTGATGGAAATATCTGTCGATGTACAGGACACCCTCCTATTAAAAAAGCGATTTCCCATTTGGTGGATGGATTGAACGCGAACGAACACACACTAAATGGAATTTCTCTTGCTAAACTTGTAGGACAAACAATCCTTCCAGAGTATTTTCACTCGATTGCTGAACGGTTGAAGTCAATTGCTGTTACTTCAGCAAACGAAGTGTACATTCAAGATGCTCAAATTATCATTGTGTCCGGAGGAACAGATCTGTATGTCCAAAAAGCGTTTACCTTGCACGCGGAAACTTCAAAACGCATCTCTTCTTGGCGGAAGCATATTCCCATATCCGAAGATGAAAGTTCGATCCATCTTCCCGGCACAACTACAGTGGAAGAGTTTCGGATGTCACCGGTCATTATCAAATACTTTCCCGAATTGAAAACGCAGCTGGAACTCTTTGGTTCTACACCGATTCGAAATCGTGCGACGGTCGCGGGTAATATTGTGAATGCTTCTCCTATAGGTGATATGACCTGTTTGCTTTTGGCACTCGATGCTGTGCTTACGCTGAATGATGCCGGTTCCCAACGAACGATTCCGTTGAGACAATTCTATAAAGGGTATAAACAGATTGATAAGAAAAAATCAGAGTTAATCGAATCGATCTCATTTCCGCGTCCCACGGACAGGACACGTTTAAGTTATGAAAAAGTTTCCCGCCGCCAATATCTGGATATTGCTAGTGTCAACACAACTATGGTTGTTGAATTGAGTGGTCATCGTTTTTCGAATTGCGGAATCTCGGCAGGGGGAGTCGGACCAATTCCCTTATTTCTGACAAAGACAACAGAATTTTTGAAGAATAAAATTATAGACATTGAAACAATCGGTGAAGCATTGGAGATCGTGCAGACAGAGATCCATCCAATCAGCGATGCCCGTGGCAGTGCTGAATATAAACGGCTGCTCCTTCGTCAATTGGTCATTGCACATTTTTTGAATCTTTTCCCTGGAATTGTCAGAAAGGAATCATTTGCATGA
- a CDS encoding nucleotidyltransferase family protein: MKSTVAAIILSAGSSRRMGSPKALLRIGKSTFLQHLINVIGDAGVPKKIVVLGSESEKIRESLAAFDGEIVVNNEWERGQLSSIIAGIKNLDRTNCLGVLICPVDHPMISSELVKRLLAAFHQTKKKIIIPEYHGRKGHPIVISSELFPEINNASLEIGLREVVHAHKNDIELVSTEEEGVIVNIDTPEDYRRYFENIITDAP; the protein is encoded by the coding sequence ATGAAATCGACAGTTGCTGCCATAATACTTTCCGCTGGTTCATCCCGAAGAATGGGAAGCCCGAAAGCTCTGCTCCGGATAGGGAAAAGTACCTTTCTGCAACATCTCATTAATGTGATCGGTGATGCTGGAGTGCCCAAAAAAATTGTTGTCTTGGGTTCTGAATCGGAGAAAATTCGTGAATCATTAGCGGCATTTGACGGGGAGATTGTTGTCAACAACGAATGGGAACGCGGACAACTCTCTTCAATTATCGCTGGAATTAAAAATTTAGACCGAACCAACTGCTTAGGTGTGCTGATCTGTCCGGTTGATCATCCAATGATATCTTCGGAGTTAGTGAAACGATTACTTGCGGCGTTTCATCAAACGAAAAAAAAAATCATCATCCCGGAATATCACGGAAGGAAAGGACACCCGATTGTTATCTCCTCCGAATTATTTCCAGAGATTAATAATGCATCGCTTGAAATCGGCTTACGGGAAGTTGTCCATGCGCATAAAAACGACATTGAATTGGTATCGACGGAGGAAGAAGGTGTCATTGTGAATATCGATACTCCCGAAGATTACCGACGATATTTTGAAAACATAATTACTGATGCTCCTTAA
- the pyrB gene encoding aspartate carbamoyltransferase, with protein sequence MKIRHVLESQQFTLPMLTELFERAHEMEIVLKRGGTRDYDKKVMASLFYESGLLTRFSFESAMARLGGKVISTEHASKFFSSTPGDELEDTIKIVDDFCDVIVLRHNHIGGAKRAAAVSTCSIINAGDGKGGQHPTQALLDLYTIHKETNKLDGLRVAMVGDLAGGRTVRSLSYLLGKYERVKIYFVAPKSLQMKNDMLSHLEENNVWFTMEEHLHSVLPEVDVVYTTGIERDRFTGSDEEYMKFKKEYFIDAESMKLLHNKAIVMDPLSRNEEIAHEVDKDPRAAYFRQTQNGVIIRMALLAWVME encoded by the coding sequence ATGAAAATTAGACATGTTTTGGAATCGCAGCAATTTACATTACCGATGTTAACGGAGTTGTTCGAACGCGCACACGAAATGGAAATTGTTTTGAAGCGCGGCGGAACACGCGATTACGATAAAAAAGTGATGGCGTCTCTTTTTTATGAATCAGGATTGTTGACCCGTTTCTCCTTCGAATCTGCCATGGCGCGCTTAGGAGGGAAAGTGATTTCGACAGAACATGCGTCGAAGTTTTTCTCATCAACACCGGGAGACGAACTGGAAGATACCATAAAAATCGTCGATGATTTTTGCGATGTCATCGTACTCCGGCATAACCATATCGGCGGAGCAAAGCGTGCAGCGGCTGTTTCCACCTGTTCTATCATCAATGCGGGCGACGGGAAAGGGGGACAGCATCCAACGCAGGCACTGCTCGATTTATATACCATCCACAAAGAGACAAATAAACTGGATGGATTGCGTGTTGCGATGGTTGGTGATCTTGCCGGAGGACGCACAGTGCGGTCGCTTTCGTACCTGCTGGGGAAATATGAGAGAGTGAAGATATATTTCGTCGCACCAAAATCGCTGCAGATGAAAAACGATATGCTGTCACATCTCGAAGAGAATAATGTTTGGTTTACGATGGAAGAACATCTCCATTCTGTGCTGCCGGAAGTTGATGTTGTCTATACAACAGGCATCGAGCGGGATAGATTCACAGGAAGCGATGAGGAATACATGAAGTTCAAAAAGGAATATTTTATTGATGCCGAATCAATGAAACTGCTGCACAATAAAGCGATTGTCATGGATCCCCTTTCGCGCAATGAAGAGATCGCGCATGAAGTGGATAAAGATCCACGGGCGGCATACTTTCGCCAAACGCAGAACGGTGTCATCATTCGAATGGCGCTGCTTGCCTGGGTGATGGAATAA
- the arcC gene encoding carbamate kinase, which translates to MNTPTLIAIGGNSLIRHGQRGSISEQMENAAITCRHLAALIEQGHSLIITHGNGPQVGAQLIRSELGSSQVYQLPLDCCDASTQGEMGYLMQNALRSALHARGISKPIVTILTQVVVDKNDPAFANPTKTVGPFYSQKVAEERKRELGWAIVEDAARGYRRVVPSPQPLDIVELDVIEHCVNNGMIVIAVGGGGIPVVRENGIYQGVEAVIDKDRASALLAKKLHLKRFVISTDTDRVYLNFKHQNQIALDSLSLELAMQYQKEHHFLAGSMGPKMEAAIDFISHGGEEVIITRAELLVDAMNGSAGTHLSMNG; encoded by the coding sequence ATGAATACGCCAACATTAATAGCAATCGGTGGAAATTCGTTGATCCGTCATGGTCAACGCGGTTCGATCAGTGAACAGATGGAAAACGCAGCCATCACGTGTAGGCATCTTGCTGCACTGATCGAACAAGGACATTCGTTGATCATAACGCACGGAAATGGACCGCAGGTAGGAGCGCAACTTATTCGCTCTGAACTCGGCTCATCACAAGTATACCAGCTTCCATTGGATTGTTGCGACGCTTCTACGCAGGGAGAAATGGGATATCTAATGCAGAATGCTCTTCGTTCCGCATTGCACGCTCGCGGCATCTCCAAACCGATCGTCACCATTCTCACGCAGGTTGTTGTTGACAAAAATGATCCTGCGTTCGCAAATCCTACTAAAACTGTTGGTCCTTTTTATTCGCAAAAAGTAGCGGAAGAACGAAAACGTGAGCTTGGCTGGGCGATTGTTGAAGATGCGGCACGGGGATATCGGCGCGTTGTTCCTTCGCCGCAGCCGTTGGATATTGTTGAATTGGATGTTATTGAGCATTGCGTTAATAACGGAATGATTGTCATCGCCGTCGGTGGAGGTGGTATTCCGGTTGTTCGTGAGAATGGAATCTATCAAGGTGTTGAAGCAGTGATAGATAAGGATCGGGCATCGGCACTTTTAGCGAAGAAACTTCACCTTAAACGATTTGTCATCTCAACGGATACTGACCGAGTGTACCTAAACTTCAAACACCAGAATCAAATTGCATTGGACTCATTATCGTTGGAGCTGGCAATGCAGTATCAAAAAGAACATCATTTCCTGGCTGGCAGCATGGGACCAAAAATGGAAGCAGCGATCGATTTTATTTCCCACGGCGGCGAAGAGGTCATTATCACGCGAGCGGAACTGCTTGTTGATGCAATGAACGGTTCGGCAGGAACACATCTTTCAATGAATGGTTAA